The Odocoileus virginianus isolate 20LAN1187 ecotype Illinois chromosome 13, Ovbor_1.2, whole genome shotgun sequence genome includes the window GTACCTGCCTCCCAGTCTCTCCTCGGGTCAACCACCGTCACTCAGGTAGACTCACGAAAGGGTGTCTCTAAAAGGTTAGGCACATTTTGGACCCCAAATGGACTTGCTTTGATTAGAAGTCAGAGGAATTCTCAAAAGTATCAACTCAAGACTGTCTAAAGACAAGAGATAGCTTggaaaggtgtgtgtgtttgcacgtATGTGTGCGCCTGTGTGCACGTGGTTGTATGTATTATGCGGGGAGGAGGTATGTATATGTACTTGTAAGTATGTGTACACATGTGGGTGTTTATATACAtgttcaagtgtgtgtgtgtgtgtgtgtgtgtggatgtgcatacctgtgtgtatatgtctgtgtgtatacatgtagaCAAGAGTCTGTTTATATGTGGATCtcgtgtgtgtgggggtgtgtgtgtgtgtgtgtgtgtgtgagctcaggaCTGCGCGTCAGAAACCCCGGGTTttcatcccactcctgggtgACTTGAAGCCAGTGTCCTTGCCTCTCTGAACCTCTTTCCTCATGAGAGAGAGGAGGGTGTTCAGCGCTGTCTCACTGACGTGTAAGGAGGTGATACACTCACTGATACTAAAAATCCCGACATGCCGATGGCTAAGCTGATCACGCCAGGCACTGTGTTCCTTCCCTCCACAGGCTCTGATCCGTGTCTCCAGTCTGGGGAGGTGGGGCTGAGGGTCTCGTTAACCACATGCTTACCTTCAAGAAAAGGTGGCAGGCGAGCCCGGTGGAGTGTGGCTCCATCGAGGGGTCCAGCGCCTCCCGACAAGGGCGCCGCCAGCTCTGCGGAAGGACCGGCATCAGGACGACGCGCAGGGCTCCCCTGAGGAGTCTGCCTTCCTGCCTCGTGCGTGACGCCTCTTCTCTTCCCAGAAACCCTACATCTGCAAGATTCCAGGCTGCACCAAGCGGTACACAGACCCCAGCTCCCTCCGGAAGCACGTGAAGACGGTGCACGGCCCAGACGCTCACGTCACCAAGAAGCAGCGCAACGATGTGCACCTCCGCGCCCCCCTGCTCCGGGAGAATGGGGACAGCGAGGCCGGCGCCGAGCCCGGCCGGGGCTCCGAGGACAATGCCGAGGCCAGCAGCACTAGCCAGGCCGTGGAGGACGGCTTGCACGTCAAGGCCATCAAGACCGAGCGCTCCGGGGTAAGCCGACTGGGCGGCAGAGACCCGGTCCACGCCCCGCCCCAGGAGGCCATGCCCCGCGGCAGGAGGGCGATGCCATCTGCCCGGCCCCCGCCGGAAGCACAAGGATGTCCCTCCTCTCTCCAGCCCAGCATCCCTCCCTTCACCACCTCGGGCCCCCACCGAACCTGTCTTGAGCCAAGTGGGTCCCATTCTGCTGGGCTGACCGTGGGGAACAGGATGCCTGCCCCGACTCGGTCAGTCTGCAGGGGGCGGGTGGGTCCCGGTGGCTGACTTTCCCACCGGCCCCCCGGGCTCCGCAGCCGCCCCCCACCCTTCTGTCCTGTCTCTGCGTCCTTGCCCTTCCGGCCTGCACCTCTTTTGTTCTAACCACCTGTTCTTTGTCTCCGCCTCTTTCTCCTGACTACCTCCCCTAAGGATAGACGGTACTGAGGTGAGCAAGGAGCTGGGTGGGGCTGCGGGAGGGCTGGCATGAGTCAGGGCGGCTGGGGTGCTTGTCCAGGCTCCTCAAGGGCCAGGAAGGCAGCTTTGGTTAGGTAGGCAGCAGGTGCCGCAAGTGGGGCCGTCAGAACAGGTCACAGCTGGCAGCAGGGTTCAAGGGTGCTGTCACAGGAGGAAGCCGTGGGGTCCAAGCCTGCATGAGGATCAGGGCAGAGTGCAGGTGCACATCCAGGCTGCAGAGGAGGGGAGGACAGACCTCCAGGAGGTCTTGAGTCCCGAGGTGAGGAAGGCGGGCAGTGCCATGGGCAGGTGAAAGCACTGCAGCTTCCCTGGAGAGGCCTGGAATGTGGGACCTTCACGCCAGGAGTGAGCCTGAGATGCTTCATCCCACGTGAGCCTTATTTGGGCTCAGATGCCAGGTCCCAGTGAAGGTTGCCCACGTTCTGTGAAGTTCAACACTGTACCCGTTTGCCTTGACTCAGAGGGAGTGCTGGTTTGGGGAGGGTGAGGGCAAGGGCTGCATCCAGCAGCTACAACCCCTGCAGACAAACTCCCTTTCTAACGACCCGTCTCCAGCCTTTTGGGCAGGCAGCAGGTCAGCAGCCTCCACTCTTCCTTGCTTCCTCCAGCAGCCCATCACTGCTGTCAGGATGCTTAAGTCTCCTCTTTTTGTGTTAATTTCACACGGCTGCAGCAGCCTCTGTGGGGCTCAGCTTCCAAGTGTCTTGAAAGCTGAAAGCTCTTCAAGCAGAGCTCCGGCCCAGACACTGGCTGGAAGAGCTTAGGAGCACAGCAGGGAGGCTGTGTGGGGGGAGAGGGGCTGTTGGTGGGAGCCTGACGATTACCTGATGCCTTCTGCTTGCCGGGTTGTCTCCATCTATCCATTGACTCTCTCCAGGGGGCAGCTCAGGTCCAGCTTATCGTTGGGGAAGCCGAGGTTCAGAGAAGTAATGCTTTGAAAGCTCCTCCATGCAGCAGCTTCCTtctcgccccccacccccacctccccaggtgTGCAGGAGTGCTGTGTTGGGTGGCAGGGCCCGTGGCTTCTCGCACCCTCTGAGTCAGTGCCTTCTTATCACGCCCCCTGCAGCTGTGTCAGTCCAGCCCCGGAGCCCAGTCTTCCTGTAGCAGCGAACCCTCTCCCCTGGGCAGTGCCCCCAACAATGACAGCGGCGTGGAGATGCCGGGGACAGGGcctgggagcctggcagacctGAGAGCTCTGGAGGACCCGCCGCCAGGGGCTGACTCCTCCGCCCTGGCCGCCCCCTCTGCTGGTGGCCTGCAGCTGCGCAAACACATGACCGCTATGCACCGGTTCGAGCagctcaagaaggagaaactcaAGTCACTGAAGGATTCCTGCTCATGGGCCGGGCCAGCTCCACACACCCGGACCTCCAAGCTGCCTCCCCTCCCAGGAAGTGGTAAGTGGAGGCCCCAGATGCGCTGGTAGGGTGGGAGGGAACCCAGGGCAGCACAGTGTGATTCACACCCACCAAACACCATGTGCTCTTGAGAAGATAGATCTTATGAACCCATTGCACAATTTtggaaattgaggttcagagaggtgaaagTGCTTTGCCCAGATCACTGGCAGAGCTGAGACTTAGCCCAGGCGTGAGTGACTCCAAAGCTGATGCTCTTCCAACTACACCGTGCTGCATCCCCATAACTCCTCCAAACAGGCAAACTCAGCTCCCATCATCCTGTACCTCATGATCCATTCACTTGTCTATCAGGCACCTGCCATATATACCATAGCAAAGACCCTCGGCAGGACAGTGAGATATTCTAGTCCCTATGGTGAAAGGCCATGCCAGCAGATGCAGGATGAGCCAAGTAGCACCAAGGACAAAGCTCAGGGTAGTGAGAGAAAGCAGGGCAGCTGGGGAAGAGctgggaggacttcctggaggaggcagccctGTCCTCAGCCTCGGGAAGTTAACCAGGCTTTGAGATGGACGATGTCCTCACTGAGCATTTCCAGGGTGTCAACTCTGCTGAGCAGTGTGCTGGGCACCAGCCGCCCTGGGGTGCTGAGCCTCTAGGCTGCCCTTCAGGGACTGATGGCCCGTGTGGTAGGACTGGGTTATAGAGGGGTGACACTGAGAGGCTCTTCCTTGAAGGGAGGATTGTTGCCCCAGCTGTTGGAGGAGCTGCCAGCAGATGGCCTTCAATTCCCAGCCTCCTCCAGAGATTGCCTGGGGTGCTGACAGCTGCCTCACCCAAGGTCACCCCTTCCCAGGGTGGCCCACATCCAGGGACAAATCAGGGATGGAGAGGCCGCTCAAGGCCCAGAGCTCTCCGTGAGATGAGCGCAGCTGTCGCGGGTCCACTGTTGCAGCTGTCTTCTCCCGGCCCACTCTGCAGCCTGTCTGCCCTCCCGTGGCCCTGGGTCCCAGGACGCTCTCTGTAAACAGCCTGCTGGGTAAACAGCCCCGGGGGAGCCCAGCTGGCAGCACCCATCCATGGATGAAGAGGGTGCAGGGAGGCTGTGTTCAGGGCCCTCCTGGGCTCTTTTCCGTATCCCAGTGCTCCCCAGGGAGACATGCCACCCACAGCTGGAGACCGAGAATGGGGCGGAATGAGAGCACAGGGCCTGCCAGCAGCAGTAGACTGGGATCAAGCGTCCTAACTTCCGCTTGTGCCCTGGCAGTAAGTGCCACCATTTGCTCCCGattgtccctttcttccttttgttgaGAAATCATTGACTGGGTGCCAGACCCTATTCCAGGGCTCCAGGCCCAGCAAGCTCAGCGACCTCCAGGCAGTCAAAGCATCGCCTTTTGTGCCCCATCCCCAACGCTGATCGCAGTCCTCTCCCACAGGCTCCGTGCTGGAAAACttcagcggcggcggcggcggcgggcccaCGGGGCTGCTGCCCAACCCGCGGCTGTCTGAGCTGTTCCCGGGCGAGGTGACGGTGCTGAGCCACCTGCAGGAACGCCGGGACAGCTCCACCAGCACAGTCAGCTCGGCCTACACCGTGAGCCGCCGCTCCTCCGGCATCTCCCCCTACTTCTCTAGTCGCCGCTCCAGCGAGGCCTCGCCGCTGGGCGCCGGCCGCGCGCACCCTGCCAGCTCCGCTGATTCCTACGACCCCATCTCCACCGACGCATCGCGGCGCTCGAGCGAGGCCAGTCAGTGTGGCGGCGGCCCGGGGCTTCTCCAGCTCACGCCCGCCCAGCAGTACAGCCTGCGGGCCAAGTACGCGGCAGCCACAGGtggaccgccccccaccccgctgccCGGCTTGGAGCGCACGAGCCTGCGGACCCGGCTGGCGCTCCTGGATGCTCCCGAGCGCGCGCTGCCCGCTGCCTGCCTGCGCCCAGTCGGGCCTCGGCGGGGCAGCGACGGGCCACACTACGGGTCCACGGGGCCAATGCCCGCTTTCCCCCACGAGGCGCCAGGCGGCGGGGCGCGGCGGGCCAGCGATCCCGGGAGGCGGCCTGATGCCCTGGCGGCCCCGCGGGTGCAGCGCTTCCACAGCGCCCTCGACGTGACTCCAGGCACGCTACCGCCACCTTGCGGTCAGGGCCGAGGCCTGCGCCTGCAAAGCCATCCGAACGCCGACGGCAGCCTGGCCCGCAGCGGCTACTCGCCCCGGCCACCCAGCATCAGCGAGAACGTGGTGATGGAAGCCTTGGCGGCGGGGGCGGACGGCACAGGCCCAGAGGTCAGCCTCGGACTGGCAGAGGACGACCTCGTGCTCCCCGATGACGTGGTGCAGTACATCAGGGCACGTACCAGTggcaccctggaggagggtaccCCACCGGTGTACCCCCCAGAAAGCACGTGCTTCTCTGAGAACCCCAAGCTGCCCAGCCCCGGGCTGCACGGCCAGCGCACCATAGCAGCTGCAGACTCGAACGTGGGCCACTCTGCTCCCATGCTGGGAGGCTGCCCGCTGGCCTACGGGGCCCCCTCCAGCCTGAACAAGAACACCATGCCTGTGCAGTGGAACGAAGTGAGCTCAGGCACCGTGGACGCACTGGCCAGCCAGGTGAAGCCTCTGCCCTTCCCACAGGGCAACCTCGCTGTGGTACCGCAGAAGCCAGCCTTTGGCCAGTACCCAGGATACAATCCACAGGGCCTGCAGCCGAGCCCCGGGGGCCTAGACAACTCACAGCCACACCTACAGCCCTGCGGGGGAGCCCCCTCCGCACCCAGGGGGAATTATACACAGCAGCTGCGGCAGCCAGGGGCTGGCGGCCAGTGTCCCAACATGACTGCTGCAGTGAACCCCCACCCCAGCTACGCCCAAGCCCACCCCCAGCTGAGCACCGTGGGTGGGACCCTGAACCAGTTCCCCTCCTCTTACAGCAACATGGCAACCAAGCCAGGCCACCTGGGGCTCCCCCAACAAATGGAAGTTGCTCCTGACCCCACCATGATGGGCAGCAGCCACAGGGAGCTCGGCATGCCCAATTCCAGCCTGGCCGGGATGCCACCACCTCACCCAGCCCAGAACTACCCACAGCAGAGTCATCACCTGCTGACCACCATGAGCCAGGAGGGCTACCACCAAGGCCCCAGCCTGGTGCCCTCCCACCAAGCCGGTTTCATGGAGCCGCAGCAGGGCACGATGGGGGCAGCCGGATCTAGCTTTGGCCTAATGCAGCCCCGGCCACCCCCAGAGCCCGGCCCTGCCGGCCGCCACCGCGGAGTACGTGCTGGGCAGCAGCTGGCCTATGCCAGGGCAACTGGCCATGCCATGGCTGCCATGTCAGCCAACCAGGAGATGGCAGAGTCTGTACCCAAGGGGACAGTGGGCAGCATGTTGTCCCTACCCCCCCAGCCACCCCCGCAGGACACAGGCGGGACCCAGGACCACAGCATGCTCTACTACTACGGCCAGATCCACATGTACGAGCAGAACGGAGGCCCTGAGAACCAGGCCGGCTGCCAAGCCCTGCGGCCCCAGCCAACCCAGCCCCAGGCCTTGCCCTCGCCGGGGGTCGACCAGGTGTCCAGCACCGTGGACTCCCAGCTACTTGAGGCCCCCCAGATTGACTTCGACGCCATCATGGATGACAGCGACCACTCCAGCTTGCTTTCTGGCGCCCTGAGCCCCAGCCTCCTCCACGGCCTCTCCCAGAGCTCCTCCCGCCTCACCACCCCACGCAGCTCCCTGACTCTGCCCTCCATCCCCGCCGGTATCAGCAACATGGCCGTGGGGGACATGAGCTCCATGCTCACCAGCCTGGCCGAGGAGAGCAAGTTCTTGAACATGATGACCTAAGGCCCCGGCCCCTGGCACTGGGCAGACTCAGAGGGACCACCGCTTCCCAGGGCACGgtgcttttttctgttttaccttttTCCCCAAAAAGTATTAAATAGGTCTGAGGGAGTTTGGCCAGTGGCTGGTTCAGACCACAAATGCTTTAAGGGCAGGTTTAGGGGCATCCTGTCTGGTCTTCCTTAGATAATCTTTTGGAACTCTCACAATCTCCACGGAAAAGGCAAGGCAGGGGTACAGAACTCATGTACACAGTGCTTCCCAGCCTCTGGTGTTTCTGGGACTGCTCTGTTCTGGCTTTGTCACCTCTGTCATTTGGCTGATGAGGGATAACAATGGCCCAGGGCATTCCAAGCACACAGGGAAAGAGGTGAGAGGAACCACATTTGGGTTTGAATCCAAAAGCCATACCAGATATTCTAATCCAGGAAGATAAGCTTCTTGCTCCGGTGCCTGCAAGGCAAAGGAATTCCTGGCCCATGGGAATTCTTCTGTGAAGCTTAATTGTTGAAGCCTCTGACATCCCTTGCTGTggaggggaattttttttttttttacctggaTGGTTTGAAAGCACATCCTTATTACGGGCTTGGTAGAGCTGGTGTCTCTACCCTGCAAAGCCAATTTTGCGGCTGGCTGACTGTCCAAGTGTATATGGATGAGTAAAGTATGAAAACATTgcccaaaaaaggaaagaaaacagtgtaATACTCAGGGCAAGCCAGAAGCTGCCCAGGCCTCTCCAGACCATGTTTACAGTGTTCATGCATGTAGAATGTAGCCCTTCCTGAAaagaacacatttctaaatacCTCAGGgctgctggagctgctggggGTTAGGGATGGACCAAGATGAGCTGAAGTGTGTGATGAAGTGGAGCCTGGGTGAAGAAAGCACTCTGGGGACCCAGCCTCAGGCCGCCCTGGAGGTCTCCCAGTAGGACGAGGGAGTCGCATGTTTACCCAACCCTGTTCCTCCAATGCACTGTCTGCCCACCTTATGGTGGGAAACTGGGGGGCTGGATGCCAGCCTTTGCCCACATTCCTCCAGGCCGTGCTGTCCACTCACCAGCAGCCCGCTGACTGACcccaagctacaacatgcagtccTGGTATCTTCTGgtctcccttccctccacccaCCGGTTCATTTCACAGAGAGTAATGATATGCATGGTgtttggggcaggggtgggattGTGAAGGGGTTGATTCTTGGGACTCTGAGGGACCATCTCTGAATTTTCCTGTTCAGTGTTGACCGAGCCCCACCCGGAAATGGAATTTGGAACTGGCATCAGAAGACATTGTTCCTGAACATATGGGAGGGTGAATGGATGCATCCTCCCCACCACACACGTTCACAAACACCCCACACCTTTCTCATGTTGAATTTGTGGCAACCTCGCTGAATCCACCTGCATCACTATGAACTTGACACTGACTATGAGCCTGGCTTCAACCAGAACATGGCCAAAACCTCACCTGGACCTCTACAACCCAGGACAACAAGGACTTTGTCAGGGTTCAAAGACAAGGTCAAGTTCAAATGACAGCCTGAGACGCCTCCAAGGATCTGGGCTCTGCGGTGCATGTTCTTTCCCTGGGCTAGGATTTCACTGGCCGTTCCCAGTTTGTATATAATCTGTACAGAAGACGGCGTCCCTGAAAATACTGTAGGTGCATCATCTGGTCAGATTTATATCTCCAAAACATTTTTAGCTTTTTCTACATGCTATGAATTGAGATGACATACTCAACTTGTAAATAAGTCGTtttttgtacattaaaaaaagtaattttttcataatttatttggtCTGTCTGCTTCTTCCTTGACATTAGTTAATGAAAACCTGGGCAGTAAATTCAGTGCATTTGAACAGGAATGAGgctgtatttttttctcagcagCATCAAAATTGACTGTCCCGCCTTCACCAGAAAATGTTTAACGCTGGGGCATTTACTGGCTGTTTGTCTGTTGTCTCAGGGCGGAGGCCGGGGAGGGGGAGATGTGAGCAGGCTTTGACATTGTAGCGGGAATATCTTGCTGTTCTTCCAGCCAGGTGGTTGGAATATCTAAGTTGGTTTGCTGATTGTAAGATGCAGCAATGGTCTCAAGCCCTCCTCATGTCAGAAGCCCCTCTTGCCCAGGCAGTCAGATGAGCACACTTGAGTttgtgggaggcagggagaggaagaCAGGCAGCTCCCTGTCCTCTGGTGCAAAAGCAGAATCAGGCAGGCTGATGAAGCCCTGGATACCCAGCAGCTggccacgggcagaggagcccgtGGGGAGCAGCCTGATGCAGGGACTCTGAGCCCTTGGGGGTGGTCCTGGCAGGCACAGGGCTACCCAAGTCTGGCGATCCAGCAAGCTGccactgaagcaactgagctaCAGCCGTGTGTCTCGGGGACCAGTGAGGGGAACCaatggggagtggggtgggttcTGGAAGTGGGAGAGGAGAGCCCAGGATGGGGTTGAAAGAAGTAGAAGGCACCTTCTATAGGGCCAGTTAGGCTGGCCTCTGGGATCCCAGCCCGGGCCCCTTAGCGCCGTCTGCTCTAGGAGAGAAACCTTGGCACCCAGCTCGGAGAGCTGCCAAAGCTGCCTGAAAGACACTCAGCTGAAAACTGGTTCGGAGGGGTGTCCCGGATGCTTAGAATAATAGCAAGGGTAGGAGACCCCCGAGGGGAAGGGAATTCAGCAGGTTTCCTTCCTGGGGGTGTCCCGGTCTTCGTTATGTGTTAGGGAACCGTTGCATCTCTGGCTGTATCCTCAGGGTGGAGAGTCCAGCCGAGTCAGCCCCGGGAAGTTAGCGGTTTGTACCCTCAGGAGGAGGGACTGAGCAGTCCCGGCTGAGCCCTTCTGCTCTCAAAGCCCGTCATCTTCAGGCCTCGCGTCTGCTACTTCAGCACACGCTGAGTCCCCGGAAGCAGCTGTGCCCTgctttgggggcagggagaggccaGGACTTCAGGGCTGCCTGAGACTGGATGAGCTGCAGTATTAAGACGTCCAGTGAGGCCATTCAACTCAGCCGCATGCGCTGTGTCACTTAACTTCGGCCACGATCATGCTGCATGACCACACCCATGAAGCCTTGGCACCAGGGAACAGCCTCTATTTCACTCAGGAATCTGGCTTCGCTGACAGTGGGCTGATCTCCATTGCGCTGGGTTGGGCGGCCCTGCAGCTCAGCTGGGAGCAGCTCATCCAGCTGGCTGGGCGGGGGCAGCTTGGAGCTGCTCCACGCGACCCTCATCTTCCTCCCTGGTCAGGACGCTGGCCTGGGCACTGCCTTCTCATAGTGATGAGAGAAGCGTGGGAGAGCAAGCAGAAAAATGTGAGTCCTCCTCAAGCCTCTGCTCAGAACCAGGGCACCATCACATTCACCTCATTCTGGCAAAAGCAAGTCATGTGGCAAACCCGTATCAGGGTGGGAAGTGCCCTTCCGCAGGAATAAGAGGGATAGAGTGACTATTTCTCAGCAATAGTACAGTCACCCCTGGTCCGCTCTCACGCACTCAGATCCCTCCCACGTGTGGAATAGACTCACCCAAGATCCCCAGAGGTCTCTCTAGTCAACCATCAGGCTCAAAGTCTAGGATCATGTGGTCTCCATTTGTTCTAACCTAAAAACAGAGCGTCTCTGTCCCCCAGGCCCGTGCACACGCTCAGCTCAGAGTGGCCCAGGCTTAAAGTCACTGAGGGTTCCGCTCCCGTCTCAGCCGCTGGTCCACGGCCTCTGAGGTTATGCTGGGCAAACGTCACCAAGGACCTTACCCTGGGGTAGAATGTTCCCCCTGTCTACTGTTCTTTGCTCTGGCATCCATGTTGGGCGTTCTTAGTTTTTCCATTAACATTTCCACTTCCGGAGAGGGCACTGAAAAGTGTGCCCTCTTGGGGAGCAGAGTAACTCTTCAACCTCTTCCTGCCTGAAGAGGGTTGAGAGCTTAAGCTACTTTATGTGGCAAGCACCCTCAATATACTGCATGGTTACAATACATCTGCCCACTCAACTCCCTCAAACATGGTGGGTTTTGATATTTGATTCTGGTCTACTCTGCACCAAAGCCACACCCTTAATTCCTTTGTCAACAGGCATCTCTACACTGATTACTGACACCCCACATCAGGCTATGTCTAGGCACCTCATCGTCACCGAAGGGCTATTCAAGAGTCATCTTATCCCTTTCAAGGACCATGAGATCAAGGACACACCCTAGACTTCATCTTTGCTCTGAGGCCATGTCTCGCAGGCACTGCCCTAGTCTCTGCGGTGGACCAGAGCTTCATTTGAACATCTTTGACAGTCCAAAGAGATAAGAGATAAGTGAtcgttttattttctaaattctgcTTTACGCTGGCTTGTTCCTTTCTGAACTCATCTCTTACTTGTGATTCCTTATCATTTACAGTTCAAAGAAGATGCTGTTTATAATATTCTGCCTGGAAACCAGCCTGCCAAATTCCGCAAATTCACGAGAACATTTTCTCCCTCCCAGAAGACCATAGGCAATCCTTTTACCGACTATTTCTTCACCACACCATCCAGGTCACTGTTTTTCTTGCCATGTTTCCAACCTCCTCTAAGTGTCCTCACTGCCCTGTACCAAACTGATGCTCTGTATTTTAGAACTTGTGCGAACAGCCTCCCATTCTGGGTACCGGTTTCTGAAGAAGCATGGTAACACTGTCTGATAAGCACAGAAGTCCTGAAACACAAAACACCCAGCAACTATTTAGCTTGGGAGTCTGCGAGTCAGCGGAGGGGGTTGCCTCAGATGGCAGCTCAGCTCTGCCCCTGGGCCTTCTCCCCTGGGCCCGGAGCATTGCTTGGATATGGTGATGGCACAAGTTCCAGACGGCACATGGACACACAGGAGGTCACTTAGGACCTAGGCTTGGAGCAGAAGGCAGGTCACGTGACTGAGCCCCAAATCATGGGATCCGGGAACGCACGCCTCCTGTAGAATTATCACAGATCAGTATCTGAACAATTATCCAACCTCCCACATCAGCCCAACCTTGATCATATTAACAATCAGACTGAATTGGACCTCCATCTCTCTCTTGAGTCTGTAGCTCAGCTGGCTCTAAATCCAAAAGGGGAACAGAGTGGAGTCGTTCACTGATGCCCTGTAACCAGTCACATGCCAAAGACAGCTTCTGATCCTATGATGTACTTTTCTTCCCAACCAGTAACTTTTGTTATGGTTAAGGAAAATGTATGGAAGCTTTCCCAAGGGGCACTATTGGTGAAGAACCTACCTGCCGAGGATTTGaagatgtggattccatccctgggtcaggtagatcccctggaggagggcatgggaacccactcgagtattcttgcccggagaaccccatggacagaggagcctggcgtgctgccgtccatgaggctgcaaagagtcagacacaacttagtgactgaacaatgacaagcTGACATCAAGTCAGGTCCTTACTTTGTCCTCTCTCCAAAATGCCAGATTCAAAACTGAAAGTTATAGAATGATTGGTACTAAAATGATTTGAAGATGATTTATTACATAGGCTTGATATTTTTTAACCCAGTTTtgcaagtaatttttaaaaatctgataccTTATTTCACAGGCAGATGAAATTTGCAATGGGttgcttcagaatttttttattttttacttccctTTGCTTGTTAAGATACAAATCTGAAAAGCAGGCTCAGAGAAATTTACACAAATACTTTTGGAACAATTTACGACTATCCCACTGGTCAGTGAAACTATCCATGTCCCGAACATTTACAGTGATCACTTGACACTGGCCGTGTTGGGAgaatttacaccatggaaaccaGCAAACACTATTAATCAGGGTTTTCTGCCCTCAACCCCAGAGAGCTGGTCGTTAAACATTTACCAGTGTGCCTGGCAGCATACTGAAATCCTGTGAGTTGCCAGTAGCCCGATGCACCTAGAGCTCTTTTCTAAGTTTCTAAGTCCACGAAACCTATTTCACGGAGAACTTGAGTCCAGGGTGCCATGGCTACCTTGGTCATCTAATTTAGTGGTCATCGAGCAAGCTGTTTCCCCCACACTAACACAGGCATAGCCCATACGTACTCTCCggtccttcccttctttctggcCCTCGTGGTCTGTGAGTTCTTTGAGGGATGAGCTGTGTCTGATTCAGCCCATGAGAAGCCATA containing:
- the GLI2 gene encoding zinc finger protein GLI2; the protein is MRHQEGRYHYEPHSVPGVHGPPALSGSPVISDISLIRLSPHPAGPGESPFNAPHPYVSPHMDHYLRAMHGSPTHPAISAARGLSPADATVAHEHLKDRGLFGLPAAGTNASDYHHQMALMAGHPAPYGDLLMHSGGAASAPHLHDYLHPVDVSRFSSPRVTPRLSRKRALSISPLSDASLDLQRMIRTSPNSLVAYINNSRSSSAASGSYGHLSAGALSPAFTFPHPINPVAYQQILSQQRGLGSAFGHTPPLIQPSPTFLAQQPVAFTSVNATPPQLSSSSNCLSDANQNKQSSESAVSSTVNPIIIHKRSKVKTEADGLRPASPPTLTQEQLADLKEDLERDDCKQEAEVVIYETNCHWEDCAKEYGTQEQLVHHINNEHIHGEKKEFVCRWQACTREQKPFKAQYMLVVHMRRHTGEKPHKCTFEGCSKAYSRLENLKTHLRSHTGEKPYVCEHEGCNKAFSNASDRAKHQNRTHSNEKPYICKIPGCTKRYTDPSSLRKHVKTVHGPDAHVTKKQRNDVHLRAPLLRENGDSEAGAEPGRGSEDNAEASSTSQAVEDGLHVKAIKTERSGLCQSSPGAQSSCSSEPSPLGSAPNNDSGVEMPGTGPGSLADLRALEDPPPGADSSALAAPSAGGLQLRKHMTAMHRFEQLKKEKLKSLKDSCSWAGPAPHTRTSKLPPLPGSGSVLENFSGGGGGGPTGLLPNPRLSELFPGEVTVLSHLQERRDSSTSTVSSAYTVSRRSSGISPYFSSRRSSEASPLGAGRAHPASSADSYDPISTDASRRSSEASQCGGGPGLLQLTPAQQYSLRAKYAAATGGPPPTPLPGLERTSLRTRLALLDAPERALPAACLRPVGPRRGSDGPHYGSTGPMPAFPHEAPGGGARRASDPGRRPDALAAPRVQRFHSALDVTPGTLPPPCGQGRGLRLQSHPNADGSLARSGYSPRPPSISENVVMEALAAGADGTGPEVSLGLAEDDLVLPDDVVQYIRARTSGTLEEGTPPVYPPESTCFSENPKLPSPGLHGQRTIAAADSNVGHSAPMLGGCPLAYGAPSSLNKNTMPVQWNEVSSGTVDALASQVKPLPFPQGNLAVVPQKPAFGQYPGYNPQGLQPSPGGLDNSQPHLQPCGGAPSAPRGNYTQQLRQPGAGGQCPNMTAAVNPHPSYAQAHPQLSTVGGTLNQFPSSYSNMATKPGHLGLPQQMEVAPDPTMMGSSHRELGMPNSSLAGMPPPHPAQNYPQQSHHLLTTMSQEGYHQGPSLVPSHQAGFMEPQQGTMGAAGSSFGLMQPRPPPEPGPAGRHRGVRAGQQLAYARATGHAMAAMSANQEMAESVPKGTVGSMLSLPPQPPPQDTGGTQDHSMLYYYGQIHMYEQNGGPENQAGCQALRPQPTQPQALPSPGVDQVSSTVDSQLLEAPQIDFDAIMDDSDHSSLLSGALSPSLLHGLSQSSSRLTTPRSSLTLPSIPAGISNMAVGDMSSMLTSLAEESKFLNMMT